A genome region from Lucilia cuprina isolate Lc7/37 chromosome 3, ASM2204524v1, whole genome shotgun sequence includes the following:
- the LOC111677424 gene encoding signal transducer and activator of transcription C-like encodes MKFAIVALALLGVVAADVSHLNNMYLPPVLAGLAPKQHVSYAQEAQEIPQAPVQEVVDNSVVEAAPAPQVHAAVAHHVQAAAAVAHKVHAHVQQAVAATVEADAPAAPGSEVYQSTHQQAEYYTQLSQQQEQEQQQVQEPEQQYYTGLVHHEGQEAFEQHDEVAAPQQAAVEQHQYHHVEHHAEPQQSAVHVEHHVAVSAPVAQEVQADYAGEQFASVSVGSSASSSSGIDTQYAANGGYVY; translated from the exons ATG AAATTCGCTATTGTTGCTTTGGCCCTTTTGGGTGTTGTTGCCGCCGATGTCTCCCACTTGAACAACATGTACTTGCCTCCCGTACTTGCTGGTTTGGCACCCAAACAACATGTTTCTTATGCTCAAGAAGCCCAAGAAATTCCCCAAGCCCCTGTCCAAGAAGTAGTTGATAACTCTGTTGTCGAAGCTGCTCCCGCTCCTCAAGTACATGCCGCTGTTGCCCATCATGTTCAAGCCGCTGCTGCTGTTGCCCACAAAGTTCACGCTCATGTTCAACAAGCTGTTGCTGCTACTGTTGAAGCCGATGCTCCTGCCGCTCCCGGCTCTGAAGTCTACCAATCTACCCACCAACAAGCCGAATACTACACCCAATTGAgccaacaacaagaacaagaacaacaacaagttCAAGAACCCGAACAACAATACTACACCGGTTTGGTACATCATGAAGGACAAGAAGCTTTTGAACAACATGATGAAGTTGCTGCTCCCCAACAAGCTGCCGTTGAACAACACCAATACCATCATGTTGAACATCACGCTGAACCCCAACAATCTGCTGTTCATGTTGAACACCATGTAGCTGTTTCTGCTCCTGTTGCCCAAGAAGTCCAAGCTGACTATGCTGGCGAACAATTCGCTTCCGTCTCTGTAGGTTCCTCTGCTTCCTCTTCCTCTGGAATTGATACCCAATATGCTGCCAATGGTGGTTACGTTTATTAG
- the LOC111677417 gene encoding developmental and secondary metabolism regulator VEL1-like isoform X2: MKLFVAAAFALLALASADVSHLSKSYLPPVQQSYTGGSYHQQSFSSGNVGFSAPSNEYLPPVQQTYSAPAQSFSGHVQQSYAAPAQTYSAPAAQSYSSSVSYSGPAVQQSFGAPSNEYLPPVEQTYSAPAPVHHSYSAPSVSYSAPAVQSYSAPAVQTYSAPSVSYSAPAVQSYSETYSAPAVHHSYSAPAVETVHHSAPVVHQTYSAPAVHTVAVQHHQHSVPAPAPVNEYLPPVQETYSAPAVQQTYSAPAVQYSAPAVQQTYSAPAVQQTYSAPAVQTTYSAPSVSYSAPAVQQTYSAPAVHYSAPAVQTTYSAPAVQQQTYSAPAVHYSAPAVQTTYSAPAVQHHYSAPSVSFSSGSSGTQYASNGGYVYRKK, translated from the exons ATG AAACTCTTCGTAGCTGCTGCATTCGCTCTCTTGGCTTTGGCTTCTGCTGATGTCAGCCATTTGTCCAAATCTTACTTGCCACCCGTACAACAATCGTACACTGGCGGCAGCTATCATCAACAATCTTTCTCATCTGGTAACGTTGGCTTCTCAGCTCCCTCTAACGAATATTTGCCTCCCGTACAACAAACTTACTCCGCTCCAGCTCAATCTTTCTCCGGTCATGTTCAACAATCTTATGCCGCTCCCGCTCAAACCTACTCTGCTCCTGCTGCTCAATCTTACTCTTCATCCGTTTCTTACTCTGGCCCAGCTGTTCAACAATCCTTCGGTGCTCCCTCCAATGAATACTTGCCTCCTGTAGAACAAACCTACTCTGCTCCAGCTCCCGTCCATCACTCATACTCTGCTCCCTCAGTCAGCTACTCAGCTCCCGCTGTACAATCTTACTCTGCTCCAGCTGTTCAAACTTACTCTGCTCCCTCAGTCAGCTACTCAGCTCCCGCTGTTCAATCTTACTCTG AAAC CTACTCTGCCCCTGCTGTTCATCACAGCTATTCGGCTCCTGCTGTTGAAACCGTCCATCACTCCGCACCCGTAGTTCACCAAACTTACTCTGCTCCTGCTGTTCACACTGTTGCTGTTCAACACCATCAGCACTCTGTTCCTGCCCCAGCTCCAGTTAACGAATACTTGCCTCCCGTACAAGAAACCTACTCTGCTCCAGCTGTTCAACAAACATACTCTGCTCCCGCTGTTCAATACTCTGCCCCAGCTGTACAACAGACTTACTCCGCCCCAGCTGTTCAACAAACTTATTCCGCTCCAGCTGTCCAAACCACCTACTCTGCTCCCTCTGTAAGCTATTCTGCCCCAGCTGTTCAACAAACTTACTCCGCTCCTGCTGTCCACTATTCTGCACCAGCTGTTCAGACCACCTACTCTGCCCCAGCTGTTCAACAACAAACCTACTCAGCTCCCGCTGTCCACTACTCCGCTCCAGCTGTTCAAACTACCTACTCTGCCCCAGCTGTTCAACACCACTATTCTGCTCCCTCTGTCAGCTTCTCTAGCGGTAGCTCTGGTACTCAATACGCTTCCAACGGTGGTTATGTTTACAGAAAGAAGTAA
- the LOC111677417 gene encoding cuticle protein 16.5-like isoform X1, whose amino-acid sequence MKFFIAFALLAVASADVSHLTRKYLPPVHSAPSVSYSAPAVHHSYSAPAVETVHHSAPVVHQTYSAPAVHTVAVQHHQHSVPAPAPVNEYLPPVQETYSAPAVQQTYSAPAVQYSAPAVQQTYSAPAVQQTYSAPAVQTTYSAPSVSYSAPAVQQTYSAPAVHYSAPAVQTTYSAPAVQQQTYSAPAVHYSAPAVQTTYSAPAVQHHYSAPSVSFSSGSSGTQYASNGGYVYRKK is encoded by the exons ATG aaattcttcATTGCTTTTGCTCTTTTGGCTGTGGCCTCTGCTGATGTTAGCCACTTGACCAGGAAGTACTTGCCTCCTGTACACAGTGCTCCCTCTGTCAGCTACTCTGCCCCTGCTGTTCATCACAGCTATTCGGCTCCTGCTGTTGAAACCGTCCATCACTCCGCACCCGTAGTTCACCAAACTTACTCTGCTCCTGCTGTTCACACTGTTGCTGTTCAACACCATCAGCACTCTGTTCCTGCCCCAGCTCCAGTTAACGAATACTTGCCTCCCGTACAAGAAACCTACTCTGCTCCAGCTGTTCAACAAACATACTCTGCTCCCGCTGTTCAATACTCTGCCCCAGCTGTACAACAGACTTACTCCGCCCCAGCTGTTCAACAAACTTATTCCGCTCCAGCTGTCCAAACCACCTACTCTGCTCCCTCTGTAAGCTATTCTGCCCCAGCTGTTCAACAAACTTACTCCGCTCCTGCTGTCCACTATTCTGCACCAGCTGTTCAGACCACCTACTCTGCCCCAGCTGTTCAACAACAAACCTACTCAGCTCCCGCTGTCCACTACTCCGCTCCAGCTGTTCAAACTACCTACTCTGCCCCAGCTGTTCAACACCACTATTCTGCTCCCTCTGTCAGCTTCTCTAGCGGTAGCTCTGGTACTCAATACGCTTCCAACGGTGGTTATGTTTACAGAAAGAAGTAA
- the LOC111677425 gene encoding RNA-binding protein 12, protein MLLKFLICSTLMCFAVADVKDLSRMYLPPSQEVADVKDVNRLYLPPTPEVSIEKSDVVSETVPEVEDLSKNEITNNDIQLDSLEPFTKDAVNDPAYGNSPFGFNGLPGGFPGGFPGQGFPGPAFPPQGFPGQGFPGQGFPPQQGFPGQGFPGQGFPGPSQNFVNPGFRPQGFPGQGFPGQGFPGQGFPGQGFPGQGFPGQGFPGQGFPVQRFPPPQAFPSGQGFVNPGFGGQSYPNYPVYSEQLKNKENGEGEDKEDEKLRILVVNSDTQYDADNGGYLYKKPSVKF, encoded by the exons ATG TTGCTGAAATTCCTAATATGTAGCACTTTAATGTGCTTTGCTGTGGCTGATGTTAAGGATTTGTCTAGAATGTATTTACCTCCCTCTCAGGAGGTTGCTGATGTTAAGGATGTAAACCGCTTGTATTTACCCCCTACACCAGAGgtgtctatagaaaaatcagACGTAGTTTCGGAAACTGTACCAGAAGTTGAAGATTTATCTAAGAATGAAATTACCAATAATGACATTCAGTTGGATAGCTTAGAACCTTTTACCAAGGATGCTGTTAATGATCCAGCTTATGGCAATAGTCCTTTTGGTTTTAATGGTTTACCAGGTGGTTTTCCAGGAGGCTTCCCAGGTCAAGGTTTTCCTGGACCTGCTTTTCCCCCACAAGGTTTCCCAGGACAAGGTTTTCCCGGTCAAGGTTTCCCACCACAACAAGGTTTTCCTGGACAAGGTTTTCCCGGACAAGGTTTTCCTGGACcatctcaaaattttgttaaccCTGGTTTCCGCCCACAAGGTTTTCCCGGTCAGGGCTTCCCTGGACAAGGTTTCCCTGGTCAAGGTTTCCCCGGACAAGGCTTTCCCGGTCAAGGTTTTCCTGGACAAGGCTTTCCCGGTCAAGGATTCCCCGTTCAAAGATTTCCACCTCCCCAAGCTTTCCCATCTGGACAAGGTTTTGTAAACCCCGGTTTTGGCGGTCAAAGTTACCCCAATTATCCTGTCTATTCGGAACAACTGAAAAATAAGGAGAACGGTGAAGGTGAAGATAAAGAAGACGAAAAATTACGCATACTTGTAGTCAATAGCGACACTCAGTATGATGCTGATAACGGCGGTTACTTGTACAAAAAACCcagtgtaaaattttaa